The following proteins are encoded in a genomic region of Acipenser ruthenus chromosome 4, fAciRut3.2 maternal haplotype, whole genome shotgun sequence:
- the LOC117399828 gene encoding leucine-rich repeat-containing protein 14B-like — protein MKSLKFIAAESFVLDTTNAKKNLIYISQNLYPLLFKASYLQEQSEVIHDIIQNWPLAELNLNKLLGATVDCEDDLTKRTCYCCMQAFLNGLKAHVLSCSTTYTKKLKLVDLTGIKDVEFQLCKCNKSLGKWARTELVARICYDVLVAMQSDTINPAVFDISINILMDVFVTNRSYETVVPALLMRCHCPLKIRCVEFRVDSLALKSLFYIIKLVEPGSLKKLEMVHNVRLEMMHLEVLLTHVSFPELRSLTLPAKAFDVRRLAPEDEAVLSHIGELLSKLTRLNELSLAFSTLTGRIRKLLSPLTTPLQVLEIANCSLNHADMAYLANSLHAEYLQRLDLSGHDVADLFPSTFFKLLSRASHTLKSLTLEECNIGDNHVNMMILGLVPCRKLREFKFLGNPVSSQALKSLFSVFADFPHLEYIEFPVSRDCYPNNITYPLDDESLVNYDKSKFQRLREELLLILHQANRDDIVVRTPLFGNYDAEIKETRNELGVFMLQSLKDALSSFMDSGAK, from the exons atgaAGAGCCTAAAGTTTATCGCTGCCGAGAGTTTTGTGTTAGATACCACAAATGCCAAGaagaatttgatttatatttctCAAAATCTTTATCCACTTCTTTTTAAAGCAAGTTATTTGCAGGAACAGTCTGAAGTGATTCATGACATAATTCAAAACTGGCCTTTGGCTGAGTTAAACCTTAACAAACTCTTGGGGGCAACGGTGGATTGTGAAGATGATTTAACAAAAAGGACTTGCTATTGCTGCATGCAGGCTTTTTTAAATGGGCTGAAAGCTCATGTTCTCAGCTGCTCCACAACATACACAAAGAAGCTCAAACTGGTGGACCTCACAGGAATAAAGGATGTTGAATTCCAGCTCTGCAAGTGCAACAAATCTTTGGGGAAGTGGGCTAGAACCGAGCTGGTAGCCAGAATCTGTTACGATGTACTAGTAGCGATGCAGTCTGACACCATTAACCCAGCAGTGTTTGATATTTCAATTAATATTCTGATGGATGTGTTTGTTACCAATCGGAGTTATGAGACGGTTGTCCCGGCCTTGCTAATGAGATGCCACTGTCCTCTGAAGATAAGATGCGTAGAGTTCAGGGTTGACAGCCTAGCTCTGAAAAGCCTCTTTTACATCATTAAGCTCGTCGAGCCTGGTTCTCTGAAGAAGCTGGAGATGGTTCACAATGTCCGTCTGGAAATGATGCATTTGGAGGTGCTTCTAACGCATGTTTCATTTCCTGAGCTGAGATCGCTGACCCTTCCTGCCAAGGCATTTGATGTACGCAGACTTGCACCTGAAGATGAGGCAGTCTTATCACACATTGGAGAACTGCTGAGTAAGCTGACACGGCTGAATGAACTGAGTCTAGCTTTTTCAACTCTCACCGGGAGGATTCGAAAGCTGCTAAG TCCCTTAACTACCCCACTGCAAGTACTTGAGATTGCGAACTGTTCATTGAACCATGCTGATATGGCATACCTGGCGAACAGTCTTCATGCAGAGTACCTCCAAAGACTGGACCTCAGCGGCCACGATGTTGCAGACCTATTCCCTTCAACGTTTTTCAAACTTCTCAGCCGTGCTTCTCACACACTGAAGAGCCTGACTCTGGAGGAATGCAATATTGGAGACAACCATGTCAACATGATGATCCTGGGTTTGGTACCATGCAGAAAGCTGAGAGAATTCAAGTTTCTAGGCAACCCTGTCAGCTCTCAAGCACTTAAAAGCCTTTTCAGTGTGTTTGCTGACTTTCCTCACCTAGAGTACATTGAGTTTCCAGTTTCCAGAGACTGCTACCCCAATAATATTACCTACCCACTGGATGATGAAAGTCTGGTCAATTATGACAAAAGTAAATTTCAGAGATTAAGGGAGGagcttttattaattttacatCAAGCAAACCGTGATGATATTGTGGTCCGCACACCTCTGTTTGGGAACTATGACGCAGAAATTAAGGAAACAAGAAATGAACTGGGTGTTTTTATGCTTCAGTCATTGAAAGATGCACTCTCCAGCTTCATGGACAGTGGTGCAAAATAG